In Leptolyngbya sp. O-77, the genomic window TTTCCTGTCGCGGGGTGCGGGCGGCGGACAGGGTGGTGTACTTTCCATTGGTAAAAGCCGCGCCAAGATTTACGTAGAAGGCGACGACAATAAAGTCACCTTTGCCGACGTGGCAGGGGTGGAAGAAGCCAAAACCGAGCTACAGGAAATTGTCGAATTCCTGAAAAATCCCCGCAAGTTTACTCAAATCGGCGCACGCATTCCCAAGGGTGTGCTGCTGGTTGGCCCGCCGGGAACCGGAAAAACGCTGCTGGCCAAAGCGGTGGCAGGCGAAGCGAGTGTGCCCTTCTTTAGCATCTCCGGGTCGGAGTTTGTTGAACTCTTCGTCGGCGTGGGTTCCTCCCGCGTGCGCGACCTATTCGAGCAGGCAAAGAAGCAAGCTCCCTGCATCATCTTTATCGACGAACTAGACGCGATTGGTAAATCTCGCGCCACGGGCGGCTTCTACGGCGGCAACGACGAGCGTGAGCAGACGTTGAATCAACTGCTCACCGAAATGGACGGTTTTAATGCGGGCGATCAGACGGTGATTGTGCTGGCAGCCACAAATCGTCCCGAAACCCTCGACCCGGCGCTGCTGCGACCCGGCCGGTTTGACCGTCAGGTGCTGGTCGATCGCCCAGATTTGCAAGGGCGGCTGGCCATCCTGGAGGTTCACGCCAAGGACGTGAAGCTGGGGCCGGATGTGGATTTGAAGGCGATCGCCACTCGCACACCCGGATTTGCCGGAGCCGACCTGGCCAACCTGATTAACGAAGCCGCGCTGCTAGCCGCCCGCAACGGCCGCGAAGCCGTCGCCCAGGAAGACATTGCTGAAGCGATCGAGCGCGTGGTGGCAGGTCTGGAGAAAAAGAGCCGCGTCCTCAATGATCAGGAAAAGAAGATTGTGGCATACCACGAAGTTGGCCACGCGCTGGTGGGTGCAGTCATGCCCGGCAGCAACAAAGTGGAAAAAATCTCCATCGTGCCGCGCGGCATGGCGGCGCTGGGCTATACGCTGCAACTGCCGACGGAAGACCGCTTCTTGCTGAGCGAAACCGAACTGTCGGGGCAGATCGCCACGCTGTTAGGCGGCCGCTCTGCCGAAGAAATCATCTTTGGCAGCATCACCACAGGCGCGGCGAACGACCTCCAGCGGGCCACCGACCTGGCGGAACGCATGGTGACGACCTACGGCATGAGCAAGGTGCTGGGCCCGCTGGCCTATCAGCAGGGCCAGCAAAACAGCTTCCTGGGCGGCGACATGAACCCCCGCCGCATGGTCAGCGAACAAACCGCCGAAGCTATCGATAAAGAAGTGAAGGATATCGTCGAAACAGCTCACCAAAAGGCGCTTGACATCCTCCAGCACAACCGAGATCTGTTGGAAACCATTGCCACGAAGCTGCTAGAAACGGAGGTGATCGAAGGCGAAACGCTGAGAGACTTGCTAAGCCAGGTCAAAGCGCCAGAAGGGGCGATCGCCTAATTTTTCAACCGCAACCAACCACCTAAATTCATTCAGGCTCATTCAGGCGCATCTGGGAAACCGGGTGCGCTTTTTGTGGCTGATTATTTGTGACTCATTTTTTGTTTGGGGGAGAACAGCCCATCAAAAATTTCTGCGACTACAAACTTTAACGATTGACCATCAGGAAGCGAACCCCAACCTGGCCTATTCTCAGAAATTAAGGGACACCCGTTGCAGCGGTGCGCTGAAGAAGAAGTCGAGCCATCGGCATCTCAGCAGCAATGAGGGGCGATCGCCCTTCCTGAGCGCTAGTATTTCAAAAATGTAAAGATTGCGATTTTCACTAATAAATGTTGCAGTTGCTTGATCCCGCTGCTAACGTGTGCATATCAACTGATGGATAGCGCTATTCCAAATGTTGATACTTTTCCGTTCTCGATAAATTTGCATCGCTCGATCAATCCCATCTGTCTAGAGTTGGTTCGAGATTCGTCCCATCATTTCTGCTGAAGGATCAGGAAAGTGCTGGAACTGGCATGAATCCATCTTCGTCCGGTTCTCAGAATCGACTAGGCTGTATGTAATTTTTCTTGACAAACTCTGTGCGTATGCTTTGGAACGTCATGACTATGGCTGAGTCATCAGCTTTGCAGGGCAATGCTCTCATCAATGCTTTGCAGCCGCGTCATCGCGTTCTCTGCTGGATTGATGAGACGGGCATTTCTCTTCACCGCTGGACTCGAATAATTGATTCAGTAGTATCCGATTTTCATCCGGTTTACGGTCTGTCTCGCGTATCCAGAGCGATTCTAAAATCGATCAACGATGTTCAGGTCGTTTGACCATCTCTCCCGGTTTCTCTGGCAAATTCCTGAACTATTCTTTGCGAACTTTGTGAAATCTGCGAGCTTTGGGCGTGGCCGCGCCATTCACCTGAACTTCATTCCAGGACATTCAGGATTGACTGCTTTACCTGATCGCTCAATTTAGCAAGACCACTTCTTAGTTTCAGACTCCTGACTAAATCGATTTGGATCACTCTCTCGCCGCAAGCAGACCCGGCGCGATGGGTGGCGTTTGCTCGGCGGCGAGTCTTCAAGACTGGAGGCTTTGTCATGACGACGATTTACGGAAAGACTGCTCTAATTACCGGGGCCTCTCGCGGCATTGGACGGGCGATCGCCCTGGAATTTGCCCGTCAGGGCGCAAAACGGCTGCTGTTGGTGGCCCGCGATCGCCAGCGGTTGGCCGAACTAGCCGACGAATTGCAAGAACTGGGCGTAGAGGCGATCGCCCTGCCGCTCGATCTCAGCCAGCCAGCGGAAGTCAGCATCGCCGTGGCCAAAGCCTGGCGCGACCACGGCCCGATTCACTGCCTGGTAAACTGTGCAGGTGTGGCGCATCAGGCCCCATTCCTGCAATCGCGCCTGCCCCAGGTGCAGGAAGAGATCGCCATCAACCTAGTCGGCATGTACACCATTACGCGCCTGATTGCCCGCCGTATGGTGGCCCAGCGCGAAGGCACGATCGTTAACGTATCTAGCCTGATGGGTAAGTTAGCCGCGCCCACGATGGCGACCTATTCCGCCACCAAGTTCGCCATTCTCGGCTTTACGCAGGCGCTGCGGGGTGAGCTAGCGGGGCACAATGTCCGGGTCGTGTCTCTGCTGCCATCCCTGACTGATACCGACATGGTGCGAAATCTCCGCTGGTTTCGCTGGATTTTGCCCATGACCCCAGAGCAGGTCGCTCAGGCACTCACTCGCGGACTATCGCGGGGCAGCAGCGAGATTCTCGTCGGCTGGCAGAGCCATCTCGCCCTTTGGGGACAGCGATTTGCACCGTGGCTGATGGAAAAAGTGCTGCAATGGGCCGCGCCGCTGCCCCAAACTCGCGGGGAGTTTGGCAAGCTGCGGATGATGCGCGGATAGCGGCTTCCGCTGGCATCAGCCATCTGTCAGCGCATCTGCTAGCGCGTCTGCCACTGCCTGACGGATAAACGCCTCGTCTGCCGGATTCTGATACGGATTTCCTGCCCGATGTCCCCAAATTGAGGGAATCGGGCGGAATTCTGCATTCGGAATCAGTCGCGCCTCGGCTTCGCAGTCTTCCGGCGTGAAGTACAGGTCGGTGGTGGCGGGCATCACCCAGGTTTTCGCCCGAATCGCACCCAGCGCCCTCTCATAATCGCCCTGATAGACCGGATTGTCGCCCACGTCGCAGCGCAGCCAGGTGTCAATCATGCTTAGCAAATTGTGCGGGTCGCGCTTGCGATAGCCCGCCTCCCAGCCGCGCAGTAGGTAATCTTCCAACGAGTCGTAGCCCAGCGGGCGATACAGCCTTTCGCGGTAAAAGGCTTGCGACGCGGCCCAACTGGCATAGATGCGGGCAAAGGCACGAAAGCCGCGATCGGGAATGCCCTCGAAGCGATCGCCCGTCCAGACCGGATCGGCCGTCAGCGCGGCCCGCAGGCTGTGCAAGAAAATCTGGTTGTGTTCGGTCGTGCGGGCCGTGCCGCAGAGTGCCACAATTCGCCGCACCCGCTCCGGATACAGCGTCCCCCAGTGATAGGCTTGCTGCGCCCCCATCGACCAGCCATAAACCAGCGCCAGCGTTTCAACGCCGAACACCTCTCGCAGCAATTGCTCCTGCGCCCGCACGTTGTCCCAATGGGTAAACCAGAAGCCCGACTCGCTAAGCTTGCAATGGGGGTCGTTGCTGGGCGAGCTGGATAGCCCATTGCCAAACATATTGGGGATGATGATGAACCAGCGCTCTGGATCGAGAATGCGATCGCCCCCAATCAGCCACTCAATATCAGAATGCTGTGCGCCGTAGGACGTAGGGTAGAGAATGACATTACTGCGATCGCCCGCCAGCGTTCCATAAGTTTGATATACAACCTTTGCTTCCGGCAGCGTTGCGCCACACTGAAGCGTGTAATCTCTTAGCACAAAGGTTTGTGCATCACCGTTCGCAGCAGCGTTCATAGCGGAATCCCCAATCGGGTCACTGATTTAGCTATTCAGCAGCAGTTTTTAGATCTGCGACAATGTTTTGGTTGACTCGAATGTAGCCCTTCTCAACGTATCTCCAGCGTTCCGACAGGCGTTCATAGGCAGCAGGTAGCGAATGAAACGGAATCGAGGGATAGAGATGATGCTCTGCGTGAAAGGGCATGTTCCACATCAGGAGCTTAATGGGGAACGTGGTCAGTGTTGTTCGCGTGTTGGTAAACGGGTTGTCGTCGTTCGTGCAGCCGGTGTGTTCTGCCAGCAAAATGGCACGGAGAAGCGGCTGACCCACCGCTAGGGGTAGCGCCCAGTAAAGGAAAAAGGCGGCGGGATGTCCAAACAAAATGGAGAGGGCGATCGCCCCTGCGTATACACCCAACTGTACCCGCGTCGAGCGAATCACGTCAGCATAGGCGCTCTCTGGCAAAAAGGGATAGTCCTGCACCTTTCCGGCGGCAATTTTCAGGTGCGTTTTCAATTTGCCAATCCACCAGGGAATCGCGCTCAGTTCTAGCCAATAGTCGCGCCGGGTTTGCGGCTTGGGGTCGCTGAGTTCGGGGTCTTTGCCAGGAATTTGCGTGTAGCGGTGGTGCCACTTGTGATAGCGGCGATAGAACGTGCCGTTGTAAAACGACAGCAGCCCAGCCAACCAGCCGACGAAATCGTTGAGCCGATTGCTGGCAAAGGCCGTGCGGTGAACCGATTCGTGCATCGCTGCAAACATCGACGCCAGACTGAAGCCGTAGACCACCAGCGCGGGCAGCGCTATCCAGGGGGTTTGCATTTGCGTCGCCCAGAGTGTGCCGCTGACTGCCATCACCGCCAGATGCTTGCCCAATTGCCACAGCCCTTGCCACGTCGAGCGCTGGTTCAGCGTGGCGAGTTCTTCGGTAGACAAGACCTGTCGGGCATTTGACACAACCTCGCGGGAAGGGGCGATCGCCCCCTCAACTTTTCCCAATTCCAATCCCAATTCCAATGTCTCCTGTGAAGACCCCATGATCCCTGCCTTTTGCATGAATGGCTGCATGAATGGCTCAGATGAACAATACTTAGATTTCTTTTCTGAGACTCTTTTTTAAATTCTTTTTAGATTCTTCGATAAACAAGTCAATAAAACTCTTTGGAATTTTTTGAAATTCTTTATCTGAAGATAACGTCTAGAGGCAAACTGAACTGGTTATCCCTCGGATTGGTGATCCCCTCGATTGGTCATCCCCCAGCTTGTCATAACAAGTCAGTATTAAATATAGCATCTCTTCACGACTTGTTGTAACAAGTTTGCGAATTAAGCTAGCTCAAGCCAGCAGCCTTGGCAAAAACCAATCCTAAGTCCCCCACCCCTAACCCTTCCGCGCCTGCTATATCATGGGGATTCAAAGGCTGTCCAGAGGGCGAAACGCATGAATTGGTGGCAAAAGCTCAAGAGAAACTCGCTGGCCCGCTATGGGGCGTTGGTGCTGCTGTTGCTGTATCTGGTGGCGATTGGAGCAGAGTTTTTTGCGCCGTATGATCCCTATGTGTCGCAGGTGGATGGGTCGCTGCTGCCGCCGACGCAGGTGTTTTGGCGATCGCCCCAGGGTCAATTCCTTGGGCCCCACGTCTATCCCACCACCCAGGGCGCGGTAGATCTAGAGACGGGCGATCGCCAGCTTTCGCGCGACTTTAGCCAGCCGTCGCCAATTCGGTTATTTGTCAAAGGCGACCCCTACCGATTCCTCAACCTGAAGCTGCCGCTGCCGACGCGGTTTTCGCTGACCAACCCGCAGTTTCAGGAAGTGGAAATTTCGCCGGGAATTCCGGGCGATCGCCACCTGTTTGGCACGGTTGGCCCCGGTCGGCTGAACCTGCTGGGCACTGACGAAGCAGCCCGCGACCAACTCAGTCGGCTCATCCACGGCAGCCGCATTAGCCTGTCGATTGGGCTGGTGGGGATTCTCATTTCCTTCCCGCTGGGGCTGCTGATTGGCGGCATCTCTGGCTACTTTGGCGGCTGGACAGATTCCATCCTGATGCGCTTTGCCGAAGTGTTGATGACAATCCCCGGCATTTACCTGCTGATTACCCTAGCCGGGGTGCTGCCGCCAGGATTGACCAATGCCCAGCGGTTTCTGCTGATTACGCTGATTACCTCGTTTGTAAGCTGGGCTGGGCTGGCACGGGTGATTCGCGGGCAGGTCTTGTCAATTAAAGAACGCGCCTTTGTGCAGGCGGCGCGGGCGATGGGCGGGCGATCGCTCTACATCATCCTGCGCCACGTCCTGCCGCAGACTGCGACCTATGTGATTATTACGGCCACCCTGGCAATTCCCAGCTTTATCCTCGCAGAAGCCGTACTGAGCTATCTGGGACTCGGTATTCAGCAGCCCGACCCCTCCTGGGGAAATATGCTGTCTTTGGCCAGCAATGCGTCGATTTTGGTGCTGCAACCTTGGCTGGTGTGGGCCCCGGCATTTCTCATCGTGCTGACGGTGCTGGCGTTTAACCTGCTGGGCGACGGGCTGCGCGATGCCCTCGACCCGCGCAATAGCAGCGATAGCAATGGCTGAACCCAGGAGTTAGAGAAACACCCAGAGAAACACCTGCTGCTGGTAATCCTTAATACTTTTGAAAATATCGGCACTATGTTTTGTAGCGCACTTTACAATGAAGTGTTAAGGAATCGCAGCGCACAGGCTTAGTTCGAGGCACCTTGACCCAAACCTGAGCGATCGCCCTAGTGGATCTTGCTCATTGTTCCGAGCCTTGGTTCAGAAGCTAGGGAGAGGAATTTGGGCGATCGCCGCTGCTTCTCACTGATTAAAAGTGCCACCAAAAGTGCCACCAAAAGTGCCGCCAAGGGTGCTGCCACAGAGGAAGGTTTACGATGACAATTCGAGGATTTCGCCGCAAGCGCCGTGCAACTCTGCCAACCGCAGAGCAACTGCTCAATTTAGGACAAAACTTATCTCAAGGTCTATCGATGGAGGCGATCAAGCCGCACACCGCCCAGCCCAAAAGCAGCTGCGAAGAATGGACCACCGAGCGGCTGATTCAGCATAGCCAGAGCCTTAAAAACATTTGGATGTAGCAGCGGATACAAGTGGCACTGAGATCCAGCGCCGCTCCCCGCATCTGCAAATATCCAGCAAAATATCCAGCAATCGATATTCAGCATTCAGCACTATCCAGCCTCAGGC contains:
- a CDS encoding ABC transporter permease, coding for MNWWQKLKRNSLARYGALVLLLLYLVAIGAEFFAPYDPYVSQVDGSLLPPTQVFWRSPQGQFLGPHVYPTTQGAVDLETGDRQLSRDFSQPSPIRLFVKGDPYRFLNLKLPLPTRFSLTNPQFQEVEISPGIPGDRHLFGTVGPGRLNLLGTDEAARDQLSRLIHGSRISLSIGLVGILISFPLGLLIGGISGYFGGWTDSILMRFAEVLMTIPGIYLLITLAGVLPPGLTNAQRFLLITLITSFVSWAGLARVIRGQVLSIKERAFVQAARAMGGRSLYIILRHVLPQTATYVIITATLAIPSFILAEAVLSYLGLGIQQPDPSWGNMLSLASNASILVLQPWLVWAPAFLIVLTVLAFNLLGDGLRDALDPRNSSDSNG
- the ftsH4 gene encoding ATP-dependent zinc metalloprotease FtsH, with the translated sequence MPIKDQPKPPRSRLIGNVLLLVSSLFLLANIFLPGLLGPKIPQVPYSLFIHQVSEGEVARAYISQEQIRYQLKPIPPAEEGQVLATTPIFDLKLPSLLEENGVEFAAIPPPRNGWLSNILGWVIPPLIFVAIWQFFLSRGAGGGQGGVLSIGKSRAKIYVEGDDNKVTFADVAGVEEAKTELQEIVEFLKNPRKFTQIGARIPKGVLLVGPPGTGKTLLAKAVAGEASVPFFSISGSEFVELFVGVGSSRVRDLFEQAKKQAPCIIFIDELDAIGKSRATGGFYGGNDEREQTLNQLLTEMDGFNAGDQTVIVLAATNRPETLDPALLRPGRFDRQVLVDRPDLQGRLAILEVHAKDVKLGPDVDLKAIATRTPGFAGADLANLINEAALLAARNGREAVAQEDIAEAIERVVAGLEKKSRVLNDQEKKIVAYHEVGHALVGAVMPGSNKVEKISIVPRGMAALGYTLQLPTEDRFLLSETELSGQIATLLGGRSAEEIIFGSITTGAANDLQRATDLAERMVTTYGMSKVLGPLAYQQGQQNSFLGGDMNPRRMVSEQTAEAIDKEVKDIVETAHQKALDILQHNRDLLETIATKLLETEVIEGETLRDLLSQVKAPEGAIA
- a CDS encoding fatty acid desaturase family protein encodes the protein MQKAGIMGSSQETLELGLELGKVEGAIAPSREVVSNARQVLSTEELATLNQRSTWQGLWQLGKHLAVMAVSGTLWATQMQTPWIALPALVVYGFSLASMFAAMHESVHRTAFASNRLNDFVGWLAGLLSFYNGTFYRRYHKWHHRYTQIPGKDPELSDPKPQTRRDYWLELSAIPWWIGKLKTHLKIAAGKVQDYPFLPESAYADVIRSTRVQLGVYAGAIALSILFGHPAAFFLYWALPLAVGQPLLRAILLAEHTGCTNDDNPFTNTRTTLTTFPIKLLMWNMPFHAEHHLYPSIPFHSLPAAYERLSERWRYVEKGYIRVNQNIVADLKTAAE
- a CDS encoding alpha/beta fold hydrolase, producing MNAAANGDAQTFVLRDYTLQCGATLPEAKVVYQTYGTLAGDRSNVILYPTSYGAQHSDIEWLIGGDRILDPERWFIIIPNMFGNGLSSSPSNDPHCKLSESGFWFTHWDNVRAQEQLLREVFGVETLALVYGWSMGAQQAYHWGTLYPERVRRIVALCGTARTTEHNQIFLHSLRAALTADPVWTGDRFEGIPDRGFRAFARIYASWAASQAFYRERLYRPLGYDSLEDYLLRGWEAGYRKRDPHNLLSMIDTWLRCDVGDNPVYQGDYERALGAIRAKTWVMPATTDLYFTPEDCEAEARLIPNAEFRPIPSIWGHRAGNPYQNPADEAFIRQAVADALADALTDG
- a CDS encoding SDR family NAD(P)-dependent oxidoreductase, whose translation is MTTIYGKTALITGASRGIGRAIALEFARQGAKRLLLVARDRQRLAELADELQELGVEAIALPLDLSQPAEVSIAVAKAWRDHGPIHCLVNCAGVAHQAPFLQSRLPQVQEEIAINLVGMYTITRLIARRMVAQREGTIVNVSSLMGKLAAPTMATYSATKFAILGFTQALRGELAGHNVRVVSLLPSLTDTDMVRNLRWFRWILPMTPEQVAQALTRGLSRGSSEILVGWQSHLALWGQRFAPWLMEKVLQWAAPLPQTRGEFGKLRMMRG